Proteins found in one Enterococcus sp. 9D6_DIV0238 genomic segment:
- a CDS encoding PRD domain-containing protein yields the protein MKIKKVLNQNAVLVEDVGQEKVAVGKGVGFNKKKNDLLFPQQVERMFVMEPDGVKKLQVLLSQIDEKYFFVTEEIIAHAEMVLGEKLNEHINIGLSDHIAFAAENIQNNIIVRNKLLNEIEILYSEEFSIAQWAVEYLTQTLEIPFSYDEAGYIAIHIHSARSGRTDNSKSIREVTIVSEIIHLIEQELGINIHDEKMSLSYSRLVNHLRLFIHRFQQNQYAVLDDEILDVVRKKYAESYEISKKVQVLLMRNFHYQVPNEELGYLAIHIERLRMTK from the coding sequence ATGAAAATCAAAAAGGTGCTTAATCAAAATGCAGTACTTGTTGAAGATGTCGGGCAGGAAAAAGTAGCTGTTGGCAAAGGAGTGGGCTTTAACAAGAAGAAAAATGACTTGTTATTCCCGCAACAGGTGGAGCGGATGTTTGTGATGGAACCAGACGGTGTAAAAAAACTGCAAGTTCTACTATCACAAATCGATGAAAAGTATTTCTTTGTAACAGAAGAAATCATTGCACATGCTGAGATGGTTTTAGGTGAAAAACTAAATGAGCATATCAATATCGGGCTAAGTGATCATATTGCCTTTGCGGCTGAAAATATTCAAAACAATATCATTGTGCGCAACAAACTTTTAAATGAGATCGAAATTCTTTATAGTGAAGAATTTTCAATTGCACAATGGGCTGTTGAATATTTAACACAGACATTGGAAATCCCATTTAGCTATGATGAGGCAGGTTATATTGCTATCCATATTCATAGTGCTCGCAGCGGGCGGACGGATAATAGTAAAAGTATCCGTGAAGTCACAATCGTTTCAGAAATCATTCATTTAATCGAGCAAGAATTGGGGATCAATATTCATGATGAAAAGATGAGCCTAAGTTATTCTAGGTTAGTCAATCATTTGCGCTTGTTTATTCACCGTTTTCAGCAAAATCAATATGCAGTACTGGATGATGAAATTTTAGATGTGGTCCGCAAGAAATATGCGGAGAGCTATGAAATCTCTAAAAAAGTCCAGGTTTTGTTAATGAGGAACTTTCACTATCAGGTTCCAAACGAAGAATTAGGTTATCTCGCGATTCATATCGAACGCTTGAGGATGACCAAATAA
- the rpoE gene encoding DNA-directed RNA polymerase subunit delta: MEINVFDGLNKDELSMIEVAHAILEQREDVMDFSDLVNQIQNYLGKSDSEIRDSLAQFYTDLNIDGSFISLGDNRWGLRSWYPIDSIDEEVTHGLEDDEEDKPRRRKRKKVNAFIIDANDEDVIDYNDDDPEDAELTDEDEDDILYDDDDDEDEEIKAYNSDLQEIGADSDDEEEELPGIEEDLTIIDEDDVDDDFDDEDEYADEEEE; this comes from the coding sequence TTGGAAATTAATGTATTTGACGGGTTGAACAAAGATGAACTATCCATGATCGAAGTTGCGCACGCAATTTTAGAACAACGTGAAGATGTGATGGATTTCTCTGATTTAGTAAACCAAATTCAAAATTATCTTGGAAAATCTGACAGCGAAATTCGTGACTCTTTAGCACAATTTTATACTGACTTAAATATTGATGGCAGTTTTATCTCTCTAGGAGATAACCGTTGGGGCTTGCGCTCATGGTATCCAATCGATTCTATCGACGAAGAAGTAACACATGGTTTAGAAGATGATGAAGAAGATAAACCACGCCGTAGAAAACGTAAGAAAGTCAATGCCTTTATCATTGATGCCAATGATGAAGACGTGATCGACTACAACGATGATGATCCGGAAGATGCAGAATTAACGGATGAAGACGAAGACGATATTCTTTATGATGATGATGACGATGAGGATGAAGAAATCAAAGCATACAACTCTGATCTTCAAGAAATCGGTGCAGATTCAGATGATGAAGAAGAAGAGCTTCCTGGCATTGAAGAAGACTTGACTATTATTGATGAAGACGATGTAGATGACGACTTTGACGATGAAGACGAGTATGCCGACGAAGAAGAAGAGTAA